One Chordicoccus furentiruminis DNA window includes the following coding sequences:
- the recN gene encoding DNA repair protein RecN, which produces MLRNLHVRNLALIREIDVDFTEGLNILTGETGSGKSIIVDAIGLALGGRISRELVSGGTALTELTFEVSRPETLTELRGLDVEPEDGQILIARKMQDGRSTIRVNGETRPAAEVRRIASLLLDIHGQSEHQKLLREDVQLSLLDAYGGTEIAAAKDRVRGCYGVWHRLKKTIGAETMTEEERARRISFLTFETDEIRNARLQEGEDEALEKAYRKLANARRIAEAVTAVHEATGYDEPEAAGERIGEALKTLEGVAQYDEALAGAADQLSSIDSLLNDFNRSLADYADGLEDGGTSLEETEERLNTVNRLKSKYGRTVTAVLDALKEKEEELERLNAYEERQAEQRRELAAAEKELAAASAALTSVRRKWAVPFAQEASRQFADLNFARSDFAVEFREPGAYTENGQDTVDFCISTNPGAPRRPLRSVVSGGELSRLMLGIRTMFADTDATDTIIFDEVDTGISGRTAQKVAEKLACVARAHQVLCITHLPQIAAMADTHFCITKEVSDTAAITRIEPLGEDASVSELARLIGGAEITENTLNSAREMIQMSREFRRLYAK; this is translated from the coding sequence ATGCTCAGAAATCTTCATGTCAGAAATCTTGCCCTGATCCGGGAAATCGATGTGGATTTTACTGAAGGCCTCAACATTCTCACCGGAGAGACCGGATCGGGCAAGTCGATCATTGTCGACGCGATCGGGCTTGCGCTCGGCGGCCGCATCTCGCGGGAACTGGTCAGCGGGGGAACGGCGCTGACAGAGCTGACGTTTGAGGTAAGCCGTCCGGAGACGCTTACGGAGCTGCGCGGACTGGATGTGGAACCGGAGGACGGCCAGATTCTGATCGCGAGGAAAATGCAGGACGGACGGAGCACGATCCGGGTCAACGGAGAGACGCGTCCGGCGGCGGAGGTACGGCGGATTGCCTCACTGCTGTTGGATATTCACGGCCAGAGCGAACACCAGAAGCTTCTGAGAGAGGATGTTCAGCTCTCGCTTCTTGACGCCTACGGCGGCACAGAGATCGCAGCCGCGAAGGACAGGGTGCGCGGGTGCTACGGTGTCTGGCACCGGCTGAAGAAGACGATCGGGGCCGAGACGATGACGGAGGAGGAACGGGCGCGGCGCATATCCTTCCTGACCTTTGAGACAGACGAGATACGAAACGCGCGTCTTCAGGAGGGAGAGGACGAGGCGCTTGAGAAGGCGTACCGGAAGCTGGCCAACGCCCGGAGGATCGCCGAGGCCGTGACCGCGGTCCATGAGGCGACGGGGTACGACGAACCGGAAGCGGCCGGAGAGCGGATCGGGGAAGCGCTGAAGACGCTGGAGGGGGTGGCGCAGTACGACGAGGCGCTTGCCGGCGCGGCGGATCAGCTGAGCAGCATCGACAGCCTTCTCAACGACTTCAACCGGAGTCTCGCCGACTATGCCGACGGGCTGGAGGACGGCGGCACGTCGCTCGAGGAGACGGAGGAACGTCTCAACACCGTCAATCGCCTGAAGAGCAAATACGGCCGGACGGTCACGGCGGTCCTCGATGCCTTAAAAGAGAAGGAAGAGGAACTGGAACGGCTGAACGCCTATGAGGAGCGGCAGGCGGAGCAGCGGCGGGAGCTGGCCGCCGCGGAGAAGGAGCTGGCCGCGGCGTCTGCGGCACTCACATCTGTCCGCAGGAAGTGGGCGGTTCCGTTCGCGCAGGAGGCGTCGCGCCAGTTCGCGGATCTGAATTTCGCGAGGTCGGATTTTGCGGTTGAATTCCGCGAGCCGGGCGCCTATACGGAGAACGGGCAGGATACGGTGGATTTCTGCATCTCGACGAATCCGGGCGCGCCGCGCCGGCCACTGCGCAGTGTGGTGTCCGGCGGAGAGCTGTCCCGTCTGATGCTGGGAATCCGCACGATGTTCGCGGACACCGATGCCACGGATACGATCATTTTCGACGAGGTGGATACGGGAATCAGCGGCCGGACCGCCCAGAAGGTGGCTGAGAAGCTCGCATGTGTCGCGCGGGCGCATCAGGTTCTCTGCATCACCCATCTGCCCCAGATTGCGGCGATGGCCGACACGCATTTCTGCATCACAAAGGAAGTGAGCGACACAGCGGCGATCACGAGGATCGAGCCTCTCGGCGAGGATGCTTCCGTGAGCGAACTGGCCCGTCTGATCGGAGGAGCAGAGATCACGGAGAACACGCTGAATTCCGCGAGGGAGATGATACAGATGAGCCGGGAGTTTCGCCGTCTTTATGCAAAATGA
- the glgA gene encoding glycogen synthase GlgA codes for MKNILFVASESVPFIKTGGLADVVGSLPKALDSRYFDCRVVLPYYSCMAQKWKDLLQYKTNFYMDFDWNSCYVGIFECVYEGVHFYFIDNQDYFTSDKPYAGMPWDMGRFAFFSKAALSILPTIDFRPDVIHCHDWQTGLVPVYLNAYFQDNEFYRGIKTVMTIHNLKFQGIWDVKTMKDIVGLPDYYFTPDKMEFRRDGNLLKGGLVYANAITTVSRSYAEEIKMPYYGEGLDGLMRAREHDLRGIVNGIDYTVFNPATDPNLYQNYDARTFRKEKVKNKTALQADLGLNVDPKTMLIGIVSRLTDQKGFDLIAYVMDEMCQDSVQFAVLGTGDEKYENMFRHFAWKYGGKVSAQIYYNESLANKIYAGSDAFLMPSQFEPCGLSQLIALRYGTLPIVRETGGLRDTVQPYNEFEGTGTGFSFSNYNAHEMMGTVRYAEKIYYDKRREWNKMIDRAMEQDFSWEHSALEYQELYDWLIG; via the coding sequence ATGAAAAATATTCTCTTCGTCGCATCCGAGAGCGTGCCGTTCATCAAGACGGGCGGACTCGCCGATGTGGTGGGCTCTCTGCCGAAGGCTCTGGACTCCCGCTACTTCGACTGTCGCGTGGTGCTGCCCTACTACTCCTGCATGGCGCAGAAGTGGAAGGATCTGCTTCAGTACAAGACCAACTTTTATATGGACTTTGACTGGAACAGCTGCTATGTCGGCATCTTCGAGTGCGTCTATGAGGGCGTCCACTTCTACTTCATCGACAACCAGGACTATTTCACGTCGGACAAGCCATACGCGGGCATGCCCTGGGATATGGGCCGGTTCGCCTTTTTCAGCAAGGCGGCGCTGTCGATCCTTCCCACCATTGACTTCCGGCCGGACGTGATTCACTGCCATGACTGGCAGACGGGACTGGTGCCGGTGTATCTCAACGCTTATTTTCAGGACAATGAGTTCTACCGCGGCATCAAGACGGTGATGACGATCCACAACCTGAAGTTTCAGGGCATCTGGGACGTAAAGACCATGAAGGATATCGTGGGGCTGCCGGATTACTACTTCACACCGGATAAGATGGAATTCCGGCGCGACGGCAATCTGCTGAAGGGCGGCCTCGTTTACGCCAACGCGATCACAACGGTTTCCCGCTCCTACGCGGAGGAAATCAAGATGCCTTATTACGGCGAGGGGCTGGACGGACTGATGCGCGCCCGCGAGCACGATCTCCGGGGCATCGTGAACGGTATCGACTACACGGTCTTCAATCCGGCTACGGATCCGAACCTGTACCAGAATTACGACGCGCGTACTTTCCGCAAGGAAAAGGTGAAAAACAAGACGGCTCTGCAGGCGGATCTCGGTCTCAACGTGGATCCGAAGACCATGCTGATCGGCATCGTTTCCCGCCTGACCGACCAGAAGGGCTTCGATCTGATCGCCTATGTGATGGACGAGATGTGTCAGGATTCAGTTCAGTTCGCCGTGCTCGGAACCGGTGACGAGAAGTATGAGAACATGTTCCGGCATTTCGCCTGGAAGTACGGCGGCAAGGTCTCCGCTCAGATCTATTACAACGAATCGCTGGCGAACAAAATCTACGCCGGCTCCGATGCGTTTCTGATGCCGTCTCAGTTTGAGCCCTGCGGGCTGAGCCAGCTGATCGCGCTCCGCTACGGCACGCTGCCCATCGTACGCGAGACCGGAGGACTCCGGGATACGGTGCAGCCCTACAATGAATTCGAGGGAACCGGAACGGGCTTCTCATTCAGCAATTACAACGCGCACGAGATGATGGGGACGGTCCGTTACGCGGAAAAGATCTACTATGACAAGAGACGGGAGTGGAACAAGATGATCGACCGCGCCATGGAGCAGGATTTCTCATGGGAGCACTCCGCGCTCGAGTATCAGGAGCTGTATGACTGGCTGATCGGCTGA
- the recA gene encoding recombinase RecA, protein MPKEGTLKEEKEKALEAAIGQLEKQFGKGSVMKLGDARASMNVETVPTGSLSLDIALGVGGVPKGRIIEIYGPESSGKTTIALHMVAEVQKRGGIAGFVDAEHALDPVYAKNIGVDIDNLYISQPDSGEQALEIAETMVRSGAVDIIVVDSVAALTPQAEIDGDMGDSHVGLQARLMSQALRKLTSAVSKTKCIVIFINQLREKIGVMFGNPETTTGGRALKFYASVRLDVRRVEAIKAAGEVTGNRTKVKVVKNKVAPPFKEAQFDIMFGRGISRSGDILDLAVENGLIDKSGAWFAYEGEKIGQGRENAKLFLENHPDVMKEVEQRVRGAYGLPVEETADETAQQPSAETLPDEM, encoded by the coding sequence ATGCCGAAGGAAGGCACCCTGAAGGAAGAAAAGGAAAAGGCACTGGAGGCGGCGATCGGCCAGCTGGAGAAGCAGTTCGGCAAGGGTTCCGTGATGAAGCTCGGCGACGCCAGAGCCAGCATGAATGTGGAGACGGTGCCGACCGGCTCGCTTTCGCTTGATATCGCCCTTGGCGTCGGAGGCGTCCCGAAGGGACGCATCATCGAGATCTACGGACCGGAGTCAAGCGGCAAGACCACCATCGCGCTTCATATGGTCGCTGAGGTTCAGAAGCGGGGCGGCATCGCGGGCTTTGTGGACGCGGAACATGCGCTTGATCCGGTCTATGCGAAGAACATCGGCGTGGATATCGACAATCTCTACATCTCCCAGCCGGATTCCGGCGAGCAGGCGCTGGAGATCGCCGAGACGATGGTCCGGTCCGGCGCGGTGGACATCATTGTCGTGGATTCGGTGGCGGCGCTGACGCCGCAGGCTGAGATCGACGGAGACATGGGCGACTCGCACGTGGGCCTTCAGGCCCGTCTGATGAGTCAGGCGCTCCGCAAGCTGACTTCCGCGGTGAGTAAGACCAAGTGCATCGTGATCTTCATCAATCAGCTCAGAGAGAAGATCGGCGTGATGTTCGGCAACCCGGAGACGACCACAGGCGGGCGTGCTCTGAAATTCTACGCTTCGGTCCGGCTCGATGTGCGCCGGGTGGAGGCGATCAAGGCCGCCGGTGAAGTCACCGGCAACCGGACAAAGGTGAAGGTCGTCAAGAACAAGGTAGCGCCGCCATTTAAGGAAGCGCAGTTCGACATTATGTTCGGCCGCGGCATTTCCCGGTCCGGCGACATTCTGGATCTGGCAGTGGAGAACGGACTGATCGACAAGAGCGGCGCGTGGTTCGCGTATGAGGGCGAGAAGATCGGACAGGGACGCGAAAACGCGAAGCTCTTCCTTGAGAACCATCCTGACGTGATGAAAGAGGTGGAGCAGAGAGTGCGCGGCGCGTACGGACTGCCCGTGGAGGAGACAGCCGATGAAACGGCACAGCAGCCGTCCGCGGAGACGCTTCCGGACGAGATGTGA
- a CDS encoding regulatory protein RecX, translated as MDRETRLRARKKALALLTDMDRTEAQLTEKLARAGFDEEAVRDAVEYVRGYGYINDARYADHYIEIMKESRSRRRIVQDLTMKKGLSGHEVEEALSRTGGWDERPLILRLAKKKLRTLHGDAEERRRKTAAYLMRQGFAAPDVMRVLEMLSFGEEE; from the coding sequence ATGGACCGGGAAACAAGGCTCCGGGCGAGAAAGAAAGCGCTGGCGCTGCTCACGGACATGGACCGGACGGAGGCGCAGCTGACTGAGAAACTTGCCCGGGCGGGCTTCGATGAGGAGGCCGTCCGCGACGCGGTGGAATATGTGCGCGGCTACGGCTACATCAACGACGCGCGGTACGCCGATCACTACATCGAGATCATGAAGGAAAGCCGCAGCCGGCGCAGAATCGTGCAGGATCTGACGATGAAGAAGGGGCTTTCGGGACATGAAGTGGAGGAAGCGCTGTCCCGGACCGGCGGGTGGGATGAGCGCCCCCTGATCCTTCGTCTGGCAAAGAAGAAGCTCCGGACGCTGCACGGAGACGCGGAGGAGCGGAGGAGAAAGACGGCGGCGTATCTTATGCGTCAGGGATTCGCCGCACCGGATGTGATGCGGGTGCTGGAAATGCTTTCCTTCGGAGAAGAAGAGTGA
- the rny gene encoding ribonuclease Y translates to MTPFAVVLMVFVVILAAALPVTWKAAIARKTQIDAEKIGTAEEKARSIIDDAIKAAESKKREALLEVKEQTLSMKNDADREIKDRRAEISKQERRIQSKEDTLDRKTDAMEKREADYAAKEAELKKRLRQIADTQAQKVAELEKISGMTSAEAKDFLLKSVQDDIKADAAKMYREAVEQAKDEADKKAREIVVNSIQRCAVDHVAESTISVVQLPSDEMKGRIIGREGRNIRTIETLTGVDLIIDDTPEAVVLSGFDPVRREVARIALEKLIVDGRIHPARIEEMVEKARKEVETQIREDGEQAAFEVGVHNLHPELIKLLGRMRFRTSYGQNALRHSVEVAQLAGLMAGECGCDVRLAKRAGLLHDIGKSIDHEVEGSHIQIGADLCRKYKENAVVINAVESHHGDVEPTSLIACLVQAADAISAARPGARRETLDTYTNRLKQLEDIANSFKGVEKSFAIQAGREVRVMVVPDQVSDANMVLLARDIAKQIEAELEYPGQIKVNVIRESRVVDYAK, encoded by the coding sequence ATGACACCATTCGCAGTTGTACTTATGGTGTTCGTAGTCATTCTCGCTGCTGCGCTACCGGTTACATGGAAAGCGGCCATTGCCAGAAAAACCCAGATCGATGCGGAGAAAATCGGCACCGCGGAGGAAAAGGCAAGAAGCATCATCGACGACGCGATCAAGGCGGCCGAGTCGAAGAAACGGGAGGCTCTTCTTGAGGTAAAGGAACAGACTCTCTCGATGAAGAACGATGCGGACCGTGAAATCAAAGACCGGAGAGCGGAGATCTCCAAGCAGGAGAGACGGATCCAGTCGAAAGAGGATACGCTCGACCGGAAGACCGATGCGATGGAGAAGCGGGAAGCGGATTACGCGGCAAAGGAAGCGGAGCTGAAGAAACGGCTGAGACAGATCGCGGATACGCAGGCACAGAAGGTCGCCGAGCTGGAGAAGATTTCCGGCATGACATCGGCGGAAGCGAAGGATTTCCTTCTGAAGTCCGTCCAGGACGACATCAAGGCGGATGCCGCGAAGATGTACCGTGAGGCGGTCGAGCAGGCGAAGGATGAGGCGGACAAGAAGGCCCGCGAAATCGTCGTGAACTCGATTCAGCGCTGCGCGGTGGATCACGTGGCGGAGTCAACGATTTCCGTCGTCCAGCTGCCGAGCGATGAGATGAAGGGAAGGATTATCGGCCGGGAAGGCCGGAACATCCGGACCATCGAGACGCTGACCGGCGTGGACCTGATCATCGACGATACGCCGGAGGCCGTGGTTCTGTCCGGATTTGATCCTGTCCGCCGGGAGGTGGCCCGGATCGCGCTGGAAAAGCTCATCGTAGACGGCCGGATCCATCCTGCCCGCATTGAGGAAATGGTGGAGAAGGCCCGGAAGGAAGTCGAGACGCAGATCCGGGAGGACGGCGAGCAGGCGGCCTTTGAGGTCGGCGTACACAATCTCCATCCGGAGCTGATCAAGCTGCTGGGACGGATGCGGTTCCGTACCTCTTACGGTCAGAACGCGCTTCGTCATTCCGTGGAAGTCGCTCAGCTGGCGGGCCTTATGGCCGGCGAGTGCGGGTGCGATGTGCGGCTTGCCAAACGGGCCGGACTTCTGCACGACATCGGCAAATCCATCGATCATGAGGTCGAAGGGTCCCATATTCAGATCGGTGCGGATCTCTGCAGAAAGTATAAGGAAAATGCGGTGGTCATCAATGCGGTCGAGAGTCACCACGGAGACGTGGAGCCGACGTCACTGATCGCCTGTCTGGTACAGGCGGCGGACGCGATCTCGGCGGCCCGTCCGGGCGCGCGGCGCGAGACACTGGATACCTATACCAACCGGCTGAAGCAGCTGGAGGATATCGCCAACAGCTTCAAGGGCGTAGAGAAATCGTTTGCGATCCAGGCCGGACGCGAGGTGCGCGTGATGGTGGTTCCGGATCAGGTCAGTGACGCCAACATGGTGCTCCTGGCGAGGGATATCGCGAAGCAGATCGAAGCGGAGCTCGAGTATCCGGGTCAGATCAAGGTGAATGTGATCCGTGAAAGCCGTGTGGTGGATTACGCAAAATGA
- the xerD gene encoding site-specific tyrosine recombinase XerD yields MENAIYDFIRYIHRTKHASANTEVSYERDLKKLCAFLEERQDIRSWQDVTPTQLNAYMLDLEDQHYAASSISRNVASVRAFFQYLRRQNLVSADPAEDLRPPKAEKKMPEILTVSEVSALLAQPDLRTDKGIRDSAMLELLYATGIRVSELIGLQVENVNLRMDYITCVDRTKERVIPFGNTARQALRLYLEQARDHLAHSKENRFLFLNCQGRPMSRQGFWKIMKTYAREAGIEADITPHTLRHSFAVHMIENGADLRSLQEMMGHSDISTTQLYLNMNLNRIRDVYEHAHPRS; encoded by the coding sequence ATGGAGAATGCAATTTACGATTTTATCCGTTATATACACAGGACAAAGCATGCCTCGGCCAATACCGAGGTGTCTTACGAGCGTGATCTGAAGAAGCTCTGCGCCTTTCTGGAGGAACGGCAGGACATTCGCAGCTGGCAGGATGTGACGCCTACGCAGCTGAACGCCTATATGCTCGATCTGGAGGACCAGCACTACGCGGCTTCCTCGATCTCGAGAAATGTGGCGTCGGTCCGGGCCTTTTTCCAGTATCTCAGGAGACAGAATCTGGTTTCCGCTGATCCGGCGGAGGATCTCCGTCCTCCGAAGGCGGAGAAGAAGATGCCGGAAATCCTGACGGTCTCTGAGGTCAGCGCGCTGCTCGCCCAGCCGGACCTGCGGACGGACAAGGGAATCCGGGACAGCGCGATGCTCGAGCTGCTTTATGCCACGGGAATCCGCGTCTCTGAGCTGATCGGACTTCAGGTGGAGAACGTCAATCTGAGGATGGACTACATCACCTGCGTTGACCGGACGAAGGAGCGGGTGATTCCTTTCGGGAATACGGCGAGGCAGGCCCTTCGGCTCTATCTGGAGCAGGCACGGGACCATCTTGCTCATTCGAAGGAGAACCGTTTTCTCTTTCTGAACTGCCAGGGACGTCCGATGAGCCGTCAGGGCTTCTGGAAGATCATGAAGACATATGCGAGAGAAGCCGGCATCGAGGCGGATATCACGCCGCATACACTGCGTCACAGCTTCGCGGTGCATATGATCGAGAACGGGGCGGATCTGCGTTCCCTTCAGGAAATGATGGGGCATTCCGACATCTCGACGACCCAGCTTTATCTCAACATGAATCTGAACCGGATACGCGACGTGTATGAGCATGCTCATCCGCGGAGCTGA
- a CDS encoding RrF2 family transcriptional regulator has product MKLSTKGRYGLRAMIDLALHCESEHAVSIQSIAERQQISESYLEQLVRRLRTAGLVKSVRGAGGGYQLARPADGISVGDILRALEGSIDAVTCGGTDHDGSCGQADLCVTRIVWERVNRAIEESVDSITLDQLVEESRERQRAGVVDRKECAN; this is encoded by the coding sequence ATGAAACTATCTACAAAAGGAAGATACGGACTGCGGGCTATGATCGATCTCGCCCTTCACTGTGAATCGGAGCATGCCGTGTCCATTCAGAGCATCGCCGAGCGGCAGCAGATATCCGAGAGTTATCTGGAGCAGCTCGTGAGACGGCTTCGTACGGCCGGACTCGTCAAGAGCGTACGCGGGGCGGGCGGCGGCTATCAGCTGGCCCGTCCGGCGGACGGGATCTCGGTCGGAGACATATTAAGAGCGCTTGAAGGAAGCATCGATGCGGTGACTTGCGGCGGGACGGATCACGACGGAAGCTGCGGCCAGGCGGATCTCTGCGTCACCCGGATCGTCTGGGAACGTGTGAACCGGGCCATCGAGGAGTCGGTTGATTCCATCACGCTGGATCAGCTGGTGGAGGAGAGCCGGGAAAGGCAGCGGGCCGGCGTCGTCGACCGGAAAGAGTGCGCGAATTGA
- a CDS encoding cysteine desulfurase family protein has protein sequence MNGRIYLDYAATTPAAPEVKAAMLPYFTDSFTNPSAIYQSAAAARAAVDRARGEVASLIHASPSEIYFTSGGTEADNWVLTAICGMQLAERGSCHLIVSSVEHHAVLHTAHYLEEKGVDVTVLPVDREGRVNPADAESAIRPDTALISVMTANNETGTIEPAGEIAEIARARGVRMHTDAVQAFGHIPMDVRSLPVDFLSVSAHKLNGPKGIGCLYIRSGVPIRSFLHGGAQERGRRAGTENVPAAVGFGTAARIAAEKMTERIRSTSSLRDRLERRLLERFPDAAVNGGGADRLPGHLNIRIPGVDAESLLIAMDMHGVEASAGSACAAGSLDPSHVLRAMGLSTEEAMNSIRLTVSHETREEEIDAASDIIAECAARLRNAVF, from the coding sequence TTGAACGGGCGGATCTATCTGGATTATGCGGCGACAACGCCGGCCGCGCCGGAGGTGAAGGCGGCGATGCTGCCGTATTTCACGGACTCCTTCACGAATCCGTCGGCCATCTATCAGAGCGCGGCGGCCGCGAGGGCCGCCGTTGACCGCGCAAGGGGCGAGGTGGCGTCCCTGATTCACGCATCCCCTTCCGAGATTTACTTCACTTCCGGCGGCACGGAGGCAGATAACTGGGTTCTGACGGCGATATGCGGCATGCAGCTGGCGGAGAGAGGAAGCTGTCATCTGATCGTTTCCTCCGTCGAGCACCACGCGGTCCTTCACACCGCCCATTATCTTGAGGAGAAGGGAGTCGATGTGACGGTTCTGCCGGTTGACAGAGAAGGACGGGTGAATCCGGCCGACGCGGAGAGCGCGATCCGCCCGGATACCGCCCTGATCTCGGTCATGACGGCCAACAATGAGACGGGGACCATCGAGCCGGCAGGCGAGATCGCGGAGATCGCCCGCGCCCGCGGCGTGCGGATGCACACCGACGCGGTGCAGGCGTTCGGCCATATCCCGATGGATGTACGTTCTCTGCCGGTGGATTTCCTGAGCGTTTCGGCGCATAAGCTGAACGGGCCGAAAGGCATCGGCTGTCTGTACATACGGAGCGGCGTGCCGATCCGGAGTTTTCTTCACGGCGGAGCGCAGGAGCGGGGAAGGCGGGCCGGCACGGAGAACGTGCCGGCCGCGGTCGGCTTCGGTACGGCCGCGCGGATCGCCGCGGAGAAGATGACGGAGCGGATCCGCAGTACGTCTTCCCTTCGTGACCGTCTTGAGAGGCGGCTGCTTGAGCGGTTTCCGGATGCTGCCGTCAACGGGGGAGGCGCGGATCGTCTGCCGGGACATCTGAACATCCGGATTCCCGGCGTGGACGCGGAATCGCTGCTGATCGCCATGGATATGCACGGCGTGGAGGCTTCGGCCGGATCGGCCTGTGCGGCCGGTTCTCTGGATCCTTCCCATGTGCTCCGGGCGATGGGCCTGAGCACGGAGGAAGCGATGAATTCCATCCGTCTTACGGTTTCGCACGAGACGAGGGAAGAAGAGATCGACGCGGCATCTGACATCATCGCGGAATGCGCTGCGCGGCTGCGGAACGCCGTCTTTTAA
- the mnmA gene encoding tRNA 2-thiouridine(34) synthase MnmA — MGKRVIVGMSGGVDSSVAAYLLKRQGYEVIGVTMQIWQDESAACVERRGGCCGLSAVDDARRVAGILGIPYYVMNFRREFQSSVIDYFVREYEAGRTPNPCIACNRFVKWESLLTKSLALGADAIATGHYAKVVRLPGGRRTLHVSAGDERTSKDQTYALYSLTQDQLAHTLMPCGDYTKSEIRRIAAEAGLPVASKPDSEEICFVPDGDYAGFIERETGRKSRPGHFVDTEGRVLGEHRGIIHYTVGQRRGLGIAFGRRMFVREIRPETNEIVLADNDSLFADRVLVHDVRFMAVPELREPMGVKAKIRYNHRAAPAVIEPAGDGNVMLTFREKQRAVTPGQAAVFYRDGYLIGGGTI; from the coding sequence TTGGGGAAACGGGTGATCGTGGGCATGTCAGGCGGCGTCGACAGCTCGGTGGCCGCCTATCTTCTGAAACGCCAGGGATATGAGGTGATCGGCGTCACGATGCAGATCTGGCAGGACGAATCCGCCGCGTGCGTCGAGCGCCGGGGCGGCTGCTGCGGGCTGAGCGCGGTGGACGACGCGCGGCGGGTGGCGGGCATTCTGGGCATTCCCTATTATGTCATGAATTTCCGCAGGGAGTTTCAGTCCTCGGTGATCGATTACTTTGTCCGGGAATATGAGGCGGGGCGGACGCCCAATCCCTGCATCGCCTGCAACCGGTTCGTGAAGTGGGAGAGTCTTCTGACCAAGAGTCTTGCGCTCGGAGCGGACGCCATCGCGACCGGCCACTACGCAAAAGTAGTCCGTCTGCCGGGCGGCCGGCGGACACTTCACGTCTCGGCCGGGGATGAGCGCACGTCGAAGGACCAGACCTACGCGCTCTACAGCCTTACGCAGGATCAGCTCGCCCACACGCTCATGCCCTGCGGGGATTACACGAAGAGCGAGATCCGCCGCATCGCCGCGGAGGCCGGGCTGCCGGTCGCGTCGAAGCCGGACAGCGAGGAGATCTGCTTCGTGCCGGACGGCGATTACGCCGGCTTCATCGAGCGGGAGACAGGGCGGAAGAGCCGCCCGGGTCACTTCGTGGATACGGAGGGCCGCGTGCTCGGCGAGCACCGCGGGATCATCCACTACACGGTGGGGCAGCGCAGGGGTCTCGGCATCGCGTTCGGACGGCGGATGTTCGTCCGTGAGATCCGGCCGGAGACGAATGAGATCGTGCTCGCGGATAACGACTCGCTGTTTGCGGACCGGGTGCTGGTTCATGACGTCCGGTTTATGGCGGTTCCGGAGCTTCGGGAGCCGATGGGGGTGAAGGCCAAGATCCGGTATAACCACCGCGCCGCACCGGCCGTCATCGAACCGGCCGGAGACGGAAACGTGATGCTTACGTTCCGCGAGAAGCAGCGCGCCGTCACGCCCGGACAGGCGGCTGTATTTTACAGAGACGGGTATCTGATTGGCGGAGGAACCATCTGA
- a CDS encoding histidinol-phosphatase HisJ family protein, whose product MIADIHVHSRFSADSEADPDEVVRKAAEAGLPAICFTDHIDWDYPVEGLVFDFDTDDYFRTMESVRQRWGGKIRVLIGVELGLQAHLAERYHELLASRPFDYVIGSQHLVRGMDPYYPETFEGASETEIYRAYFEETLADLRAFHEFDSMGHLDYIVRYGRKLGRPYSWREYGDVIDEILKLLVRYNIALEVNTAGIRKQLGFPNPHPEIIRRYRELGGTLVTVGSDSHKPYSLGFAFEQARDLLLSCGFTHYVWFEHREPKFVSLRGK is encoded by the coding sequence ATGATAGCGGATATACATGTGCACAGCCGGTTTTCGGCCGACTCTGAGGCCGATCCGGACGAGGTTGTGAGAAAGGCGGCCGAAGCGGGTCTTCCCGCCATCTGTTTCACGGACCATATCGACTGGGACTATCCGGTGGAAGGACTGGTCTTTGATTTTGACACGGACGACTATTTCAGAACGATGGAATCGGTCCGGCAGCGCTGGGGGGGGAAGATACGCGTGCTCATCGGCGTGGAGCTGGGCCTTCAGGCGCATCTGGCTGAGCGCTATCACGAGCTTCTCGCCTCCAGACCGTTCGACTACGTCATCGGATCGCAGCACCTCGTGCGCGGAATGGACCCTTACTATCCCGAGACGTTCGAGGGTGCAAGCGAGACGGAAATTTACCGGGCGTATTTCGAGGAGACGCTCGCCGATCTGCGCGCATTTCACGAATTTGACAGCATGGGTCATCTCGACTACATCGTCCGATACGGGAGAAAGCTCGGCCGGCCATACAGCTGGCGGGAGTACGGCGATGTGATCGATGAGATCCTGAAGCTTCTGGTGCGGTACAACATCGCGCTTGAGGTGAATACAGCCGGCATCCGCAAGCAGCTCGGCTTTCCGAACCCGCACCCCGAGATCATCCGCCGCTACCGTGAGCTCGGAGGCACGCTGGTGACCGTGGGATCAGACTCGCACAAGCCGTATTCGCTGGGCTTCGCCTTTGAGCAGGCCCGGGATCTTCTGCTTTCCTGCGGGTTCACCCATTACGTCTGGTTTGAGCACCGGGAGCCGAAATTTGTAAGCCTCCGGGGAAAATAG